A region of Streptomyces sp. R44 DNA encodes the following proteins:
- a CDS encoding DUF6058 family natural product biosynthesis protein produces the protein MTDSAPAAVRIAEIAERFREVNGEHPMTAEDDAYVSAQFVPLETLCGRWGRDADEVRGLMLAGLLPLPGYLRSDGAEMVPRDLFALTEAAGGADLLRAWFTGHWEDPVRGEEEWTAYLSGRYVCLHQVTPANIRRKERLTAEITERLAAAGPDPSPEWRGALHACVDALDALEPAFTAYDRLRFGGPTSRDTCVDAPRALFPRPRD, from the coding sequence ATGACGGACAGTGCGCCCGCCGCCGTACGGATCGCCGAGATCGCCGAGCGGTTCCGCGAGGTGAACGGCGAACATCCGATGACCGCCGAGGACGACGCGTACGTCTCCGCCCAGTTCGTCCCGCTGGAGACGCTGTGCGGCCGGTGGGGCCGGGACGCCGACGAGGTCCGGGGGCTGATGCTCGCGGGTCTGCTGCCGCTGCCGGGCTATCTGCGGTCGGACGGCGCCGAGATGGTGCCGCGCGATCTGTTCGCGCTCACCGAGGCGGCCGGTGGTGCCGACCTCCTGCGCGCCTGGTTCACCGGGCACTGGGAGGACCCGGTCCGGGGCGAGGAGGAGTGGACGGCGTATCTGAGCGGCCGGTACGTGTGCCTGCACCAGGTGACTCCGGCGAACATCCGCCGCAAGGAGCGGCTGACGGCGGAGATCACCGAGCGTCTCGCGGCGGCGGGGCCGGATCCCTCGCCGGAGTGGCGGGGCGCCCTCCACGCGTGCGTGGACGCGCTCGACGCCCTGGAGCCGGCGTTCACGGCGTACGACCGGCTGCGCTTCGGCGGCCCCACCTCGCGGGACACCTGCGTGGACGCGCCTCGGGCGCTCTTTCCCCGTCCACGGGACTGA
- a CDS encoding ATP-binding cassette domain-containing protein, whose amino-acid sequence MSRAPRADKQASAPHAADRHDLIRVHGARENNLKDVSIEIPKRRLTVFTGVSGSGKSSLVFDTIAAESQRLINETYSAFVQGFMPTLARPEVDVLEGLTTAIIVDQQRLGADPRSTVGTATDANAMLRILFSRLGEPHIGPPSAYAFNVPSVRASGAITVERGNKKTERATFERTGGMCPGCEGRGTVSDIDLTQLYDDSKSLAEGALTIPGYTPGGWNYRLYSESGLVDQDKPIRKYTKKELQNFLHHEPVRMKIAGINMTYEGLIPRIQKSFLAKDKEGMQPHIRAFVERAVTFTTCPDCDGTRLSEGARASKIRKVSIADACAMQISDLADWVRGLDEPSVAPLLTALQLTLDSFVEIGLGYLSLDRPSGTLSGGEAQRVKMIRHLGSSLTDVTYVFDEPTIGLHPHDIQRMNDLLLQLRDKGNTVLVVEHKPEAIAIADHVVDLGPGAGTAGGTVCFEGTVDGLRAAGTVTGRHLDDRAAVKESVRTPTGALEIRGASTHNLRDVDVDIPLGVLTVVTGVAGSGKSSLVHGSIPAGEEVISVDQSPIRGSRRSNPATYTGLLDPIRKAFAKANGVKPALFSANSEGACPTCNGAGVIYTDLGMMAGVSSTCEDCEGKRFQPSVLEYLLGGRDISEVLEMSVTEAEEFFGSGEAHTPAAQRILARLADVGLGYLSLGQPLTTLSGGERQRLKLATHMADKGGVYVLDEPTTGLHLADVEQLLGLLDRLVDSGKSVIVVEHHQAVMAHADWIIDLGPGAGHDGGKIVFEGTPAELVAARTTLTGEHLAEYVGA is encoded by the coding sequence ATGAGCAGGGCCCCGAGGGCGGACAAGCAGGCGTCCGCGCCCCACGCCGCCGACCGACACGACCTGATCCGCGTGCACGGCGCGCGCGAGAACAACCTCAAGGACGTGAGCATCGAGATCCCGAAGCGCCGCCTCACCGTCTTCACCGGCGTCTCCGGCTCGGGCAAGAGCTCCCTCGTGTTCGACACGATCGCCGCCGAGTCGCAGCGGCTGATCAACGAGACGTACAGCGCCTTCGTCCAGGGCTTCATGCCGACCCTCGCCCGCCCCGAGGTCGACGTCCTCGAAGGCCTGACGACCGCGATCATCGTCGACCAGCAGCGCCTCGGCGCCGACCCCCGCTCCACCGTCGGCACCGCCACCGACGCCAACGCCATGCTGCGGATCCTCTTCAGCCGCCTCGGCGAGCCGCACATCGGCCCGCCCAGCGCCTACGCCTTCAACGTCCCCTCGGTCCGGGCGAGCGGCGCCATCACCGTCGAGCGCGGCAACAAGAAGACGGAGCGGGCGACCTTCGAGCGCACCGGCGGCATGTGTCCGGGCTGCGAGGGCCGGGGCACCGTCTCCGACATCGACCTCACCCAGCTCTACGACGACTCCAAGTCGCTCGCCGAGGGCGCCCTCACCATCCCCGGCTACACCCCGGGCGGCTGGAACTACCGGCTCTACAGCGAGTCCGGCCTCGTCGACCAGGACAAGCCGATCCGCAAGTACACCAAGAAGGAACTCCAGAACTTCCTCCACCACGAGCCCGTCCGGATGAAGATCGCCGGGATCAACATGACCTACGAAGGTCTGATCCCGCGCATCCAGAAGTCCTTCCTGGCCAAGGACAAGGAGGGCATGCAGCCCCACATCCGTGCCTTCGTCGAGCGGGCCGTCACCTTCACCACCTGCCCCGACTGCGACGGCACCCGGCTCAGCGAGGGCGCCAGGGCCTCGAAGATCAGGAAGGTCAGCATCGCCGACGCCTGCGCGATGCAGATCAGCGACCTCGCCGACTGGGTCCGCGGCCTCGACGAGCCCTCGGTGGCGCCGCTGCTGACCGCGCTCCAGCTGACCCTCGACTCCTTCGTGGAGATCGGCCTCGGCTACCTCTCGCTCGACCGGCCGTCGGGCACCCTGTCGGGCGGCGAGGCACAGCGCGTCAAGATGATCCGCCACCTCGGCTCCTCGCTCACCGACGTCACGTACGTCTTCGACGAGCCCACCATCGGCCTGCACCCGCACGACATCCAGCGGATGAACGACCTGCTGCTCCAGCTGCGCGACAAGGGCAACACGGTGCTCGTCGTCGAGCACAAGCCGGAGGCCATCGCCATCGCCGACCACGTCGTCGACCTCGGCCCCGGCGCCGGCACGGCGGGCGGCACCGTCTGCTTCGAGGGCACCGTCGACGGCCTGCGGGCCGCCGGCACCGTCACCGGCCGCCACCTCGACGACCGGGCCGCCGTCAAGGAGTCGGTGCGCACGCCCACCGGCGCCCTGGAGATCCGCGGCGCGTCCACGCACAATCTGCGCGACGTCGACGTCGACATCCCGCTCGGCGTGCTCACCGTCGTCACCGGGGTCGCCGGCTCCGGCAAGAGCTCGCTCGTGCACGGCTCGATCCCCGCCGGCGAGGAGGTGATCTCCGTCGACCAGAGCCCGATCCGCGGCTCCCGGCGCAGCAACCCCGCCACGTACACGGGGCTCCTCGACCCGATCCGCAAGGCCTTCGCCAAGGCCAACGGCGTCAAGCCGGCGCTGTTCAGCGCCAACTCCGAGGGCGCCTGCCCCACCTGCAACGGCGCGGGCGTCATCTACACCGACCTGGGCATGATGGCCGGCGTCTCCTCCACCTGTGAGGACTGCGAGGGCAAGCGCTTCCAGCCCTCGGTGCTCGAATACCTCCTCGGCGGCCGCGACATCAGCGAAGTGCTGGAGATGTCGGTGACCGAGGCCGAGGAGTTCTTCGGCTCCGGCGAGGCGCACACCCCGGCCGCGCAGCGCATCCTCGCCCGGCTCGCCGACGTCGGACTCGGCTACCTGAGCCTCGGCCAGCCGCTCACCACCCTCTCCGGCGGCGAGCGGCAGCGGCTCAAGCTGGCCACGCACATGGCCGACAAGGGCGGCGTCTACGTCCTCGACGAGCCGACCACCGGCCTCCACCTCGCCGACGTCGAGCAGCTCCTCGGCCTCCTCGACCGGCTCGTGGACTCCGGCAAGTCCGTCATCGTCGTCGAGCACCACCAGGCGGTCATGGCGCACGCCGACTGGATCATCGACCTCGGTCCCGGCGCGGGCCACGACGGCGGAAAGATCGTCTTCGAGGGCACCCCCGCCGAACTCGTCGCGGCCCGCACCACCCTGACCGGCGAGCACCTCGCGGAGTACGTCGGCGCCTGA
- a CDS encoding DUF5133 domain-containing protein — protein sequence MLLPDRNTVERLLRHFRAQERSVLDRPGDLSARRRFEDTAYTLCVLMGERTAREAVLAAERYVTSGGDQESRSIAIVPPLA from the coding sequence ATGCTGCTGCCCGACAGGAACACCGTCGAACGGCTGCTCCGGCACTTCCGCGCCCAGGAGCGGAGCGTGCTGGACAGGCCGGGCGACCTGTCGGCCCGCCGGCGCTTCGAGGACACGGCGTACACCCTGTGCGTCCTCATGGGAGAACGCACCGCGCGCGAGGCCGTCCTCGCCGCCGAGCGGTACGTGACCTCGGGAGGAGATCAGGAATCGAGAAGCATCGCCATCGTGCCGCCACTAGCGTGA
- a CDS encoding NAD-dependent epimerase/dehydratase family protein yields MNASTLGRVVVTGATGNVGTSLVRILARDPGVGSVLGLARRRPGLELPGVEWAELDLSREGDEPRLAQYVADADAVVHLAWRFGPTHDPVETWRTNVLGAVRVFDAVAAARVPVLVHASSVGAYSPGPEGGAPVSEAWPTHGWPGAAYTREKAYLERVLDTFERDHPMTRVVRMRPAFLFKEESASGQRRIFAGRFFPGQLVRPDLLPLLPEFDGLRFQVLHTEDAADAYRRALLRDVRGAFNLAAEPVIDGATLGELLHARPVKVPAGAVRGALSAAWRLRLAPASPGLFDALRHLPLLATERARRELGWEPEASSLEALEAFLRGVRAGSGDDTGPLAGHRIG; encoded by the coding sequence ATGAACGCGAGCACGCTCGGACGCGTCGTCGTCACGGGCGCCACCGGCAACGTCGGAACGAGCCTGGTCCGGATCCTGGCGCGCGATCCGGGCGTCGGCTCGGTCCTCGGTCTCGCCCGGCGCAGGCCGGGACTCGAACTCCCGGGGGTGGAGTGGGCGGAGCTGGACCTCTCCCGGGAGGGGGACGAGCCGCGGCTCGCGCAGTACGTGGCGGACGCCGACGCGGTGGTGCACCTGGCCTGGCGGTTCGGGCCGACGCACGACCCGGTGGAGACCTGGCGGACCAATGTCCTGGGCGCGGTCCGCGTCTTCGACGCGGTGGCGGCGGCGCGGGTGCCGGTCCTGGTGCACGCCTCCTCGGTGGGGGCCTACTCCCCCGGTCCCGAGGGCGGCGCCCCGGTGTCCGAGGCGTGGCCGACGCACGGCTGGCCGGGCGCCGCGTACACCCGGGAGAAGGCCTATCTGGAGCGGGTCCTCGACACCTTCGAGCGGGACCATCCGATGACCCGGGTGGTACGGATGCGTCCGGCGTTCCTCTTCAAGGAGGAGTCGGCGAGCGGGCAGCGGCGGATCTTCGCCGGGCGGTTCTTCCCGGGGCAGCTGGTGCGGCCCGATCTGCTGCCGCTGCTCCCGGAGTTCGACGGGCTGCGCTTCCAGGTCCTGCACACGGAGGACGCGGCGGACGCCTATCGCCGGGCGCTCCTGAGGGACGTCCGGGGCGCGTTCAACCTGGCCGCGGAGCCGGTGATCGACGGCGCGACGCTGGGTGAACTGCTGCACGCCCGGCCGGTGAAGGTACCGGCGGGCGCGGTACGGGGTGCCTTGTCGGCGGCCTGGCGGCTGCGGCTCGCCCCGGCCTCCCCGGGTCTCTTCGACGCGCTGCGGCACCTGCCGCTCCTCGCCACCGAGCGGGCCCGGCGCGAACTGGGCTGGGAGCCGGAGGCGAGTTCCCTGGAGGCCCTGGAGGCGTTCCTGCGCGGGGTCCGCGCGGGCTCGGGCGACGACACGGGGCCGCTGGCGGGACACCGCATCGGCTGA
- a CDS encoding glutathione S-transferase C-terminal domain-containing protein, with protein sequence MSVVVPSSLLPASAVPAFRGRIGRDACSGHYAVPHRYRLHVEPSDPRCLSIALTHSLLGLDDTLPLTVLPGTPDTPDGGYAVLRPLYEASAHLYAGPAAAPVLSDGWTGRIVSTHVPDILRDLALRFRGDGPDLLPEEHRDAVDAIADLCERSVNRAAQRAGELGLDGEAAHHDPLTVLFAALGSLERRLARGPYVLGDAPTAADVHVWVTLVQLDTVHRWHLDAAAMDRVAGHPALWAYAQRLAARPEFARHLDIDALLRRHRAHCRGREAAGAGIGLVDWTAAAPR encoded by the coding sequence ATGTCCGTCGTCGTCCCGTCCTCGCTCCTGCCCGCCTCCGCCGTGCCCGCCTTCCGCGGCCGGATCGGCCGCGACGCGTGCAGCGGCCACTACGCCGTGCCCCACCGCTACCGCCTCCACGTCGAACCGTCCGACCCCCGGTGTCTGAGCATCGCCCTCACCCACAGCCTCCTCGGACTCGACGACACGCTCCCGCTGACCGTGCTCCCCGGCACCCCCGACACCCCCGACGGCGGATACGCCGTGCTCCGCCCGCTGTACGAGGCGAGCGCCCACCTCTACGCCGGCCCGGCCGCCGCGCCCGTACTCAGCGACGGATGGACCGGACGGATCGTCAGCACCCACGTCCCCGACATCCTCCGGGACCTCGCCCTGCGCTTCCGCGGCGACGGCCCCGACCTGCTGCCCGAGGAGCACCGCGACGCCGTCGACGCGATCGCCGACCTGTGCGAGCGGAGCGTCAACCGGGCCGCCCAGCGCGCCGGCGAGCTAGGCCTCGACGGCGAGGCCGCCCACCACGACCCGCTCACCGTCCTCTTCGCCGCGCTCGGCTCCCTCGAGCGCCGCCTCGCCCGCGGGCCGTACGTCCTCGGCGACGCGCCCACCGCCGCCGACGTGCACGTCTGGGTCACCCTCGTCCAGCTCGACACCGTCCACCGCTGGCACCTCGACGCCGCCGCCATGGACCGGGTCGCCGGACACCCCGCCCTGTGGGCCTACGCCCAGCGCCTCGCCGCCCGCCCCGAGTTCGCCCGCCACCTCGACATCGACGCCCTCCTGCGCCGCCACCGCGCCCACTGCCGCGGCCGCGAGGCCGCGGGCGCCGGGATAGGCCTCGTCGACTGGACCGCCGCGGCACCGCGCTGA
- a CDS encoding Rrf2 family transcriptional regulator gives MRISARADYAVRAALQLAAAQDAGPLKAEAIAVDQDISHKFLEGILGDMRKGGLVQSQRGGNGGYWLARPAETISVADVIRCVDGPLVSVRGERPPELSYTGPAESLLTLWIALRASVRGVLGVSLAELAATKLPAEIVALADDPEAWTNP, from the coding sequence ATGCGCATTTCAGCCAGGGCCGACTACGCGGTGCGGGCCGCCCTCCAGCTCGCCGCCGCCCAGGACGCGGGGCCGCTGAAGGCCGAGGCCATCGCGGTGGACCAGGACATCTCGCACAAGTTCCTGGAGGGCATCCTCGGCGACATGCGCAAGGGCGGTCTGGTGCAGAGCCAGCGCGGCGGCAACGGCGGCTACTGGCTGGCCCGGCCGGCCGAGACGATCTCGGTCGCGGACGTCATCCGCTGCGTGGACGGCCCACTGGTCTCGGTGCGTGGGGAGCGGCCGCCGGAGCTGTCGTACACGGGTCCCGCCGAGTCGCTGCTGACGCTGTGGATCGCGCTGCGGGCGAGCGTCCGCGGAGTGCTCGGGGTGTCCCTCGCGGAACTCGCGGCGACGAAGCTGCCGGCGGAGATCGTCGCGCTCGCGGACGATCCGGAGGCCTGGACCAACCCCTGA
- a CDS encoding acyl-CoA dehydrogenase — MSTPRKSPKRPAIRTAAAPPDRPADDEIWPRVTRELADDLAVDALARDRAGKAPFDEVARLQEAGLPALLTAPGPTRRGADWRAACAVVREISAADSSVGELLAHHYALSWSSRFFGPAHEAGDADSPAPAPALSLDVCTAEERWLLAGGVEPPRAETGPGLTLTPADGPGGGWILDGRRTFASGVTVADRLVVGARPGGTGDLLVVLVDPAHPGVFTDAGTDRVGQRLAGAGTVTFDHVPVDPGHVLGVLPHDEHAVAPFTTLAPLALRLLLVQVGLGIAEGALAEARDISRAGQAGPVLADRPGGPSAADAVAAAGAGDDPYLLLAYGELATAAHAAAAVVERATDALARGLLAEWSLGLEERADIAVLVAAAETVTGRAAVHITTRILELVDGTAGADVRGGGPGFDRFWRNARALTAPTQAAHRLRDIGDHYLNGTHARLTLLA; from the coding sequence GTGAGTACGCCGAGGAAATCGCCGAAGAGACCAGCGATACGCACCGCCGCAGCACCACCCGACCGGCCCGCCGACGACGAGATCTGGCCCCGTGTCACCCGCGAGCTCGCCGACGACCTCGCCGTCGACGCCCTCGCCAGGGACCGGGCCGGCAAGGCCCCCTTCGACGAGGTCGCGCGGCTTCAGGAGGCCGGCCTGCCCGCCCTCCTCACCGCGCCGGGACCGACCCGGCGGGGCGCGGACTGGCGGGCCGCCTGTGCCGTCGTACGGGAGATCTCGGCCGCCGACAGCTCGGTCGGCGAACTCCTCGCCCACCACTACGCGCTGTCCTGGAGCAGCCGCTTCTTCGGCCCCGCGCACGAGGCCGGGGACGCGGACTCCCCGGCACCGGCCCCCGCGCTCTCCCTCGACGTGTGTACGGCCGAGGAGCGCTGGCTGCTCGCCGGCGGCGTCGAACCGCCGCGCGCCGAGACCGGCCCCGGGCTCACGCTCACCCCCGCCGACGGTCCCGGCGGCGGCTGGATCCTCGACGGGCGCCGCACCTTCGCCTCCGGCGTGACCGTCGCCGACCGGCTCGTCGTCGGCGCCCGGCCCGGCGGCACCGGCGACCTGCTCGTCGTCCTCGTGGACCCGGCCCACCCGGGGGTGTTCACGGACGCCGGCACCGACCGGGTCGGTCAGCGTCTGGCCGGGGCCGGCACCGTCACCTTCGACCACGTCCCGGTCGATCCCGGGCACGTCCTCGGGGTCCTCCCGCACGACGAGCACGCCGTCGCGCCCTTCACCACCCTCGCACCGCTGGCCCTGCGGCTGCTCCTCGTCCAGGTCGGGCTCGGCATCGCCGAGGGGGCGCTCGCCGAGGCCCGGGACATCAGCCGCGCCGGGCAGGCGGGCCCCGTCCTCGCCGACCGCCCGGGAGGCCCTTCGGCCGCGGACGCCGTCGCGGCGGCCGGAGCCGGGGACGACCCGTACCTCCTCCTCGCCTACGGGGAGCTGGCGACGGCCGCGCACGCCGCCGCCGCGGTGGTGGAGCGGGCGACGGACGCCCTCGCCCGGGGGCTGCTCGCCGAGTGGTCGCTGGGCCTGGAGGAACGCGCCGACATCGCCGTCCTCGTGGCGGCGGCCGAGACCGTCACGGGCCGGGCGGCCGTCCACATCACCACCCGCATCCTGGAACTCGTCGACGGCACCGCGGGCGCCGACGTCCGGGGCGGCGGTCCGGGCTTCGACCGCTTCTGGCGCAACGCCCGCGCGCTCACCGCGCCCACCCAGGCGGCCCACCGGCTCCGCGACATCGGGGACCACTACCTCAACGGCACCCACGCCCGGCTCACCCTGCTCGCCTGA
- a CDS encoding universal stress protein → MSREIVAGVDGSPESLAAADWAAREALHRGLPLRLAHAWRWEPLDIPLAQDPEEQQRAAYAVLREAEATLAERHPGLDLTTELLPDTPVAALLGAEERAELLVIGSRGHGAVTGFLLGSYGQQIIAGATRPVVAVRSRDGEQAEPPSGYVLVGQLGSPEDSAAALGFAFGTAAARGAAVRAVRAWSLPPLYAYSPASMRLADEAGGLVPYEEKALREALAPWRERYPDVPVTEHVELGSAGQVLLSGSGGAQLLVVGRRARRGAVGPRIGSVAHAALHLAPCPVAVIPQG, encoded by the coding sequence ATGAGTCGTGAGATCGTCGCAGGAGTGGACGGTTCCCCGGAGAGCCTCGCCGCGGCCGACTGGGCCGCCCGCGAGGCCCTGCACCGGGGCCTCCCGCTACGGCTCGCGCACGCGTGGCGCTGGGAACCGCTCGACATCCCCCTGGCGCAGGACCCCGAGGAGCAGCAGCGCGCGGCGTACGCGGTGCTGCGCGAGGCCGAGGCCACGCTCGCCGAGCGCCACCCGGGGCTCGACCTCACGACCGAGCTGCTCCCCGACACCCCGGTCGCCGCGCTGCTCGGCGCCGAGGAGCGGGCCGAGCTGCTCGTCATCGGCTCGCGCGGCCACGGCGCCGTCACCGGCTTCCTGCTCGGCTCGTACGGGCAGCAGATCATCGCCGGCGCCACCCGCCCCGTCGTCGCCGTCCGGTCCCGTGACGGCGAGCAGGCCGAACCGCCCTCGGGGTACGTGCTCGTCGGTCAGCTGGGCAGTCCGGAGGACAGCGCGGCCGCGCTCGGCTTCGCCTTCGGGACCGCCGCCGCGCGCGGGGCGGCGGTGCGGGCCGTCCGCGCGTGGAGCCTGCCGCCCCTGTACGCGTACAGCCCGGCGTCGATGCGGCTCGCGGACGAGGCCGGCGGGCTCGTCCCGTACGAGGAGAAGGCGCTGCGCGAGGCGCTCGCCCCCTGGCGCGAGCGGTACCCCGACGTGCCTGTCACCGAGCACGTCGAGCTGGGCAGCGCGGGCCAGGTGCTCCTGTCCGGCTCGGGCGGCGCCCAGCTCCTGGTGGTCGGCCGGCGTGCCCGGCGCGGGGCCGTCGGGCCGCGGATCGGTTCGGTGGCGCACGCGGCGCTGCACCTCGCGCCCTGTCCGGTGGCGGTGATCCCGCAGGGCTGA